CACTGGAGTTGTACGGGTGCCAGCGGCTGGACGGCGTCCGGAACCGCCGTGAGGACGGTCGACGATGCGAACGCGACGGCGGTTATCGATATGTGGAGGGTCATGGCAGCTAGCATGGGAAGTCCTCGCTCACGGTTCTCCCGTCCTGTACCGTCGTGACCGGCCTACAAAGTATTTCTTATAAGACATGTTGTGTTACGATTCGGTCTGTATCTCATCCCGCGTGGAACGTTCGATCAGCCAGCCCTCAGGGGAGTTCGGTACCGGTCGTATTCAGCAGGTGCCTACCGGTTCCGCCTGTCGGTTCCCCGGTCGGTACGGTCGTCGTTCGTGAGGCTGATACGCAGTTGCCCGAGCCAGCGAATAAACACGATCGGACGTTCGTAACTATTAGATCGAATTATATCCGGGTTTACGGTGTAAGTTATAATTTCGATGACTGTACGTACGCCTTACACACTCCTGGACGTGTATTTGTCCAGCACACTTATTAGGTTCGAGACCTGCCAGTACACTCATGTACCCGTCACTGTGGCAACGATCCTCGCGAAGAACCACGTTCGGGTACGGGCTACACAGATGACTTCGCTCTCACAGACGATCCGGGCCTGGTCCCGCGCATCCGATCACGTCGTCGCGAGTATGCGGGAAGCGAACCGGGCGACGTTCGCCGCACTGGGTGTTCCAGCGACTCCCACGAACGACCGCGACGGAGGCAATGGAACGGCGATCGCCGGCACCAGTGATGACCAGTCGATCGGCGACGGGTCGTCAGTGTCGACGATCGGTCACGAGGAGTGGGAGACCAGTCGGACGGTCGACGACCCCTCGGCGATCGCCGTCGGCGACACCGTGACGTTCGCCAAGACGATCGACGAATCGGACGTCGCGGACTTCGCCTTCGCCAGCGGCGACACGAACCGGCTCCACCTCGACGATTCGTTCGCCGGGCAGACGCGGTTCGGCGGCCGGATCGCACACGGCACGCTCGTCTCGGGCCTGATCAGCGCCGCACTCGCCCGGATTCCGGGCGTCACCGTCTATCTCTCCCAGGACCTCGAGTTCCGCGGCCCCGTCGCCGTCGGTGACGAGTTGACGGCGACCGTAGAAGTCCTCGAGGACCTCGGTGGCGACCGGTACCGCCTCGAGACGATCGTCGAAACTGCGTCCGAACCCGTCGTCACCGGCGAAGCAGTGGTCCTCGTCGACCCGCTTCCGGACTCGGCCGTCTAGACTCCCGGCACGCCGGCGGCCTCGAACCCCATCACGCCGAGGATCGCGAGGACGTACAGGACGACCAGGACCGAGAGCCAGGCGACGATGGTGATCGCGGCGGCGTCGACCCACCCGCCGGGATAGCGCGCATTGATCACCGCGAGGTACGCGATGAAGACGAGCAAGGGGCCGAGTAACGGGATCCATCCGAAGAAGAATCCCACGAGGCCCCAGACGATCGCCCCGATGAGTGCAGTGACGATGGCGTACGTGTAGTCCGCCGCGTCGACGACCACGCTTGCACCGACGTAGATT
This genomic stretch from Halosolutus amylolyticus harbors:
- a CDS encoding MaoC family dehydratase; this encodes MTSLSQTIRAWSRASDHVVASMREANRATFAALGVPATPTNDRDGGNGTAIAGTSDDQSIGDGSSVSTIGHEEWETSRTVDDPSAIAVGDTVTFAKTIDESDVADFAFASGDTNRLHLDDSFAGQTRFGGRIAHGTLVSGLISAALARIPGVTVYLSQDLEFRGPVAVGDELTATVEVLEDLGGDRYRLETIVETASEPVVTGEAVVLVDPLPDSAV